Proteins encoded together in one Longimicrobium sp. window:
- the lpxA gene encoding acyl-ACP--UDP-N-acetylglucosamine O-acyltransferase, which produces MATVTETQVHPTALVDESAELGEGVVVGPFCIVGPGVSLGARTRLAGHVVIERDTAVGDDCQISYGAVLGTDPQDLKYAGERTYLRVGDRTVVREYATLNRGTAASGLTQVGSDCMLMSYVHVAHDCRLGNHVILSNAVNMAGHVSIDDWAIVGGMTPIHQFVRIGQHAFVGGQSRISKDIPPYVKAAGIPLELYGLNSVGLQRRGFSKEVRDELKKAYRIFFASSHNTTQALARAREELRALPEVEVFLTFFDGSERGVSL; this is translated from the coding sequence ATGGCGACCGTTACCGAGACCCAGGTGCACCCCACCGCGCTGGTGGACGAGTCCGCCGAGCTGGGAGAGGGTGTGGTGGTGGGGCCGTTCTGCATCGTGGGCCCCGGCGTGTCGCTGGGGGCGCGCACGCGGCTGGCCGGGCACGTGGTGATCGAGCGCGACACCGCCGTCGGCGACGATTGCCAGATCTCGTACGGCGCCGTGCTGGGCACCGACCCGCAGGACCTCAAGTACGCCGGCGAGCGCACCTACCTGCGCGTAGGCGACCGCACCGTGGTGCGCGAGTACGCCACCCTCAACCGCGGCACGGCGGCCTCCGGGCTCACGCAGGTGGGGAGCGACTGCATGCTGATGTCGTACGTCCACGTGGCGCACGACTGCCGCCTGGGGAACCACGTGATCCTCTCCAATGCCGTGAACATGGCGGGGCACGTGAGCATCGACGACTGGGCGATCGTGGGCGGGATGACGCCGATCCACCAGTTCGTCCGTATCGGGCAGCACGCCTTCGTGGGCGGGCAGTCGCGCATCTCCAAGGACATCCCGCCCTACGTGAAGGCGGCGGGGATCCCGCTGGAGCTGTACGGGCTGAACTCGGTGGGCCTCCAGCGCCGCGGCTTCAGCAAGGAGGTGCGTGACGAGCTGAAGAAGGCGTACCGCATCTTCTTCGCGTCCAGCCACAACACGACGCAGGCGCTGGCGCGGGCCCGCGAGGAGCTGCGCGCGCTCCCCGAGGTGGAGGTGTTCCTGACCTTCTTCGACGGCTCGGAGCGCGGGGTGAGCTTGTGA
- the bamA gene encoding outer membrane protein assembly factor BamA, whose translation MQPKNRGGRAAAAALLLLAFGGALPRAAHSQDPTTPAPAAPAQPGVRVDTVLVRGNVRLTEAQVRGAGAIHSGAYITPTQIPAAINRLMATGQFETVDVLFRPVAADHGAIILQVRERPLLGEVTFQGLKSVSGGTVRDSAKLKSGEPLNPQRVRDAEKLVRDLLAKKGVQLTSIDTTLRPMPNAAQGVRLTFNVREGGRLAIADVDFRGNRAFGDDKLEGAMDTKEEGFFWFRGGRFDREVFNADLRENLPAYYAKHGYIDFAVVRDTLEVDPSTGKARLVIEVNEGPQYRLAELSVVGNSRFPTDDLRRLLTTQRRSVLGLPFGGTDTQEAGEVFDRAALDAAVRQAQQLYRNEGYLYAQVEPVVERIPAQPGRAPTVNVTMAVSERSPFYIRNIAIEGNTTTHESVIRDRLWLLPGDVYNEERVLQSYQSINGLGFFESPMPMPDINPDPETGQVDLVFHVKEKQTGNLNFGTVFGGGYGGNSGRVAGFIGYQQPNLFGQGKQAALRAEYGYGRSTFEASYTDPALAGTRNSGSFSVYRRGDRYVRFGNGRRLVTGGSVNFGIPVPGSTRTRAFLGYSLSNTSYNASDNEECGGGENQSIFCLEDALASRLSASLTRDTKNHPLFPTQGVRESISLEQTGGPLGGTGNYQKVMGEAEWWAPVAAIGGGPRPIRMALGVRANAGTIFGEVGPFPFERFYIGGVQTSQPLQLRGYQEFSIGPRGYDVNCRSRFLQGCLGDSFLTMSGELAVRVSDILSVHAFSDAGNVYDDVSQFDPTRLFRSAGVGGTLVTPFLGAIGVDAAYGFDRAQPGWQVHFRLGNQF comes from the coding sequence GTGCAACCAAAGAACCGGGGGGGACGGGCCGCCGCTGCGGCCCTCCTCCTTCTCGCCTTCGGCGGCGCACTCCCCCGCGCCGCCCACTCCCAGGATCCCACGACGCCGGCTCCCGCGGCCCCCGCCCAGCCGGGGGTTCGCGTGGACACGGTGCTCGTGCGCGGCAACGTGCGCCTCACCGAGGCGCAGGTGCGCGGCGCGGGAGCGATCCACAGCGGCGCGTACATCACGCCCACCCAGATCCCCGCGGCCATCAACCGGCTGATGGCCACGGGGCAGTTCGAGACGGTGGACGTGCTCTTCCGCCCCGTAGCGGCCGACCACGGCGCCATCATCCTGCAGGTTCGCGAGCGCCCGCTGCTGGGCGAGGTGACCTTCCAGGGGCTGAAGAGCGTGAGCGGGGGCACGGTGCGCGACTCGGCCAAGCTCAAGTCCGGCGAGCCGCTCAACCCGCAGCGCGTGCGCGACGCGGAGAAGCTGGTGCGCGACCTGCTGGCCAAAAAGGGCGTGCAGCTCACCTCCATCGACACCACGCTGCGCCCCATGCCCAACGCGGCGCAGGGGGTGCGGCTGACCTTCAACGTGCGCGAGGGCGGCCGCCTGGCGATCGCCGACGTGGACTTCCGCGGCAACCGGGCCTTTGGCGACGACAAGCTGGAAGGCGCCATGGACACCAAGGAGGAAGGCTTCTTCTGGTTCCGCGGCGGGCGGTTCGATCGCGAGGTGTTCAACGCGGACCTGCGCGAGAACCTGCCCGCCTACTACGCGAAGCACGGCTACATCGACTTCGCCGTGGTGCGCGACACGCTGGAGGTGGACCCGTCCACTGGCAAGGCGCGCCTGGTGATCGAGGTGAACGAGGGGCCGCAGTACCGGCTGGCCGAGCTTTCGGTGGTGGGGAACTCCCGCTTCCCGACGGACGACCTGCGCCGCCTGCTGACCACGCAGCGCCGCTCGGTGCTGGGGCTGCCCTTCGGCGGCACGGACACGCAGGAGGCGGGCGAGGTGTTCGACCGCGCCGCGCTGGACGCCGCCGTGCGGCAGGCGCAGCAGCTGTACCGCAACGAGGGCTACCTGTACGCGCAGGTGGAGCCGGTGGTGGAGCGGATTCCGGCGCAGCCGGGGCGCGCCCCCACGGTGAACGTCACCATGGCGGTGAGCGAGCGCAGCCCGTTCTACATCCGCAACATCGCCATCGAGGGGAACACCACCACGCACGAGTCGGTGATCCGCGACCGCCTGTGGCTGCTCCCGGGCGACGTGTACAACGAGGAGCGCGTCCTCCAGAGCTACCAGAGCATCAACGGCCTGGGCTTCTTCGAGAGCCCCATGCCGATGCCGGACATCAACCCGGACCCGGAGACGGGGCAGGTTGACCTGGTGTTCCACGTCAAGGAGAAGCAGACGGGGAACCTGAACTTCGGCACGGTGTTCGGCGGCGGGTACGGCGGCAACTCGGGGCGCGTGGCCGGCTTCATCGGCTATCAGCAGCCCAACCTCTTTGGGCAGGGGAAGCAGGCGGCGCTGCGGGCCGAGTACGGCTACGGGCGCAGCACCTTCGAGGCGAGCTACACGGACCCGGCGCTGGCCGGCACGCGCAACTCGGGGAGCTTCTCGGTCTACCGCCGCGGCGACCGCTACGTGCGCTTCGGCAACGGGCGGCGGCTGGTGACGGGCGGCAGCGTGAACTTCGGCATCCCGGTGCCGGGCTCCACGCGCACCCGCGCCTTTTTGGGCTACTCGCTCTCCAATACGTCGTACAACGCGTCGGACAACGAGGAGTGCGGCGGCGGCGAGAACCAGAGCATCTTCTGCCTTGAAGACGCGCTGGCGAGCCGCCTCTCGGCGTCGCTCACGCGCGACACCAAGAACCACCCGCTCTTCCCCACGCAGGGCGTGCGCGAGTCGATCTCGCTGGAGCAGACGGGCGGCCCGCTGGGCGGCACCGGCAACTACCAGAAGGTGATGGGCGAGGCGGAGTGGTGGGCCCCGGTGGCGGCCATCGGTGGCGGCCCGCGCCCCATCCGCATGGCGCTGGGGGTGCGCGCCAACGCCGGCACCATCTTCGGCGAAGTGGGGCCGTTCCCCTTCGAGCGGTTCTACATCGGCGGCGTGCAGACGAGCCAGCCGCTGCAGCTTCGCGGCTACCAGGAGTTCAGCATCGGGCCGCGCGGCTACGACGTGAACTGCCGCAGCCGCTTCCTGCAGGGGTGCCTGGGCGACTCGTTCCTCACCATGAGCGGCGAGCTGGCGGTGCGGGTGAGCGACATCCTCTCGGTGCACGCGTTCAGCGACGCCGGGAACGTGTACGACGACGTCTCGCAGTTCGACCCCACGCGCCTCTTCCGCAGCGCGGGTGTGGGCGGCACGCTGGTGACCCCGTTCCTGGGCGCCATCGGCGTGGACGCGGCGTACGGGTTCGACCGGGCGCAGCCCGGGTGGCAGGTCCACTTCCGGCTGGGCAACCAGTTCTAA
- a CDS encoding OmpH family outer membrane protein has product MRRFLSIGFLGAAAALVLGAAPAVAQQGQFRIGVVNTQRVLAELPSVGAAQRSLESELGRYRTEVDTLERSLQRRQEALQANTTLTAAARTQQQQALQQSVAAYQQRVAQLNQLAEQRQQAVVAPVMRQVTEAIERIRREQGFSMIWDAAAQFVVAVDPAFDITDRVIAAVRALPAPAATPAPAAPAPRP; this is encoded by the coding sequence ATGCGACGTTTTCTTTCGATCGGTTTCCTGGGCGCCGCCGCGGCGCTCGTGCTGGGTGCGGCGCCTGCTGTGGCGCAGCAGGGTCAGTTCCGGATCGGGGTGGTGAACACCCAGCGCGTGCTGGCCGAGCTCCCCAGCGTGGGTGCCGCGCAGCGCTCGCTGGAGAGCGAGCTGGGCCGCTACCGCACCGAGGTGGACACGCTGGAGCGCTCGCTCCAGCGCCGCCAGGAGGCGCTGCAGGCCAACACCACGCTGACGGCGGCGGCGCGCACGCAGCAGCAGCAGGCGCTGCAGCAGAGCGTGGCGGCGTACCAGCAGCGCGTGGCGCAGCTCAACCAGCTCGCCGAGCAGCGCCAGCAGGCGGTGGTCGCCCCCGTGATGCGCCAGGTGACGGAGGCGATCGAGCGAATCCGGCGCGAGCAGGGCTTCTCGATGATCTGGGACGCCGCGGCGCAGTTCGTGGTGGCGGTGGACCCGGCGTTCGACATCACCGACCGCGTGATCGCGGCGGTGCGTGCGCTCCCGGCTCCGGCGGCCACCCCGGCCCCGGCGGCGCCCGCGCCCCGTCCGTAA
- a CDS encoding bifunctional UDP-3-O-[3-hydroxymyristoyl] N-acetylglucosamine deacetylase/3-hydroxyacyl-ACP dehydratase translates to MPSTPRQNTIVSPGEAQGVGLHTGEPVRMRVLPAPVNTGIVFRRTDLEGSPSIPAHVSHVVGTDLGTTIGLGEARVHTVEHFLAAAVAHGVDNAVVELDASEPPAGDGSARIFDEMLAACGVEEQDAPAKILTVDAPFQVSKGVAQYVVAQADALRVSTTIEFDHPLIGRQFGSFGLGEALRREVLTARTFGFLRDVEAMRGRGLAQGGSPDNAVVLTEDGLVDGTELRFPDEFVRHKTLDVIGDLSLVGARIQAHIVAEKPGHAGNVALAQQLIARAEKKALTRPILNIEQIMHYLPHRYPFLLVDRVVEFEERKRIVGLKNVTINEPFFQGHFPGRPVMPGVMIIEAMAQVGGLLVLENVENLEDKVIYFMALDNVRWRRPVTPGDQIRFEVELVQVRGATVKMRGTGTVDGQLAAEADMMARVVDR, encoded by the coding sequence ATGCCGAGCACACCCCGACAGAACACCATCGTCTCCCCCGGCGAGGCGCAGGGCGTGGGGCTCCACACCGGCGAGCCGGTGCGGATGCGCGTCCTTCCCGCCCCCGTGAACACGGGGATCGTCTTCCGCCGCACCGACCTGGAAGGCTCCCCCTCCATTCCCGCCCACGTGAGCCACGTGGTGGGGACGGACCTGGGGACCACCATCGGGCTGGGCGAGGCGCGCGTGCACACGGTGGAGCACTTCCTGGCCGCCGCGGTGGCGCACGGCGTGGACAACGCCGTGGTGGAGCTGGACGCCTCCGAACCCCCCGCCGGCGACGGGAGCGCCCGCATCTTCGACGAGATGCTGGCCGCGTGCGGGGTGGAGGAGCAGGACGCGCCCGCCAAGATCCTCACGGTCGACGCGCCGTTCCAGGTGAGCAAGGGGGTGGCGCAGTACGTGGTGGCGCAGGCCGACGCGCTGCGCGTTTCCACGACCATCGAGTTCGACCATCCGCTGATCGGGCGGCAGTTCGGGTCGTTCGGGCTGGGCGAGGCGCTGCGCCGCGAGGTGCTCACCGCGCGCACCTTTGGCTTCCTGCGCGACGTGGAGGCGATGCGCGGCCGCGGGCTGGCGCAGGGTGGCTCGCCGGACAACGCGGTGGTGCTCACGGAGGACGGGCTGGTGGACGGGACCGAGCTGCGCTTTCCCGACGAGTTCGTGCGCCACAAGACGCTGGACGTGATCGGCGACCTGTCGCTGGTTGGCGCTCGCATCCAGGCGCACATCGTCGCGGAGAAGCCGGGCCATGCCGGGAACGTGGCGCTCGCGCAGCAGCTCATCGCCCGCGCGGAGAAGAAGGCGCTCACGCGGCCGATCCTGAACATCGAGCAGATCATGCACTACCTTCCGCACCGCTACCCCTTCCTCCTGGTGGACCGGGTGGTGGAGTTCGAGGAGCGGAAGCGGATCGTGGGGCTCAAGAACGTGACCATCAACGAGCCCTTCTTCCAGGGCCACTTCCCCGGCCGTCCCGTGATGCCGGGGGTGATGATCATCGAGGCGATGGCCCAGGTGGGCGGGCTCCTGGTGCTGGAGAACGTGGAGAACCTGGAGGACAAGGTGATCTACTTCATGGCGCTCGACAACGTGCGCTGGCGGCGCCCGGTGACCCCCGGCGACCAGATCCGCTTTGAGGTGGAGCTGGTGCAGGTGCGCGGCGCCACGGTCAAGATGCGCGGCACGGGAACCGTCGACGGCCAGCTCGCGGCCGAGGCGGACATGATGGCCCGGGTCGTGGACCGGTAA
- the lpxD gene encoding UDP-3-O-(3-hydroxymyristoyl)glucosamine N-acyltransferase, with product MTIDEIARIADGVVEGDGSRTVSGVAPLEEAGADQISFVAEARYFPYIQASQAAAVLVARDADVPLPAHMAAVRVDDPRRALARVLPALYPERVPAPGVHPTAVIGEGAEVAASATVGPYAVIGEGSRVGERARVGAHTVLGRGCTVAEDAVLHAHVTLYDGAQVGARSVIHSGARLGADGFGFVWEGGGHRKVPQVGGCRIEADVEIGCNTTIDRGSIGDTVVGQGSKIDNLVMIGHNCRIGRHVIIISQVGISGSTRVGDGAVLAGQAGVGGHLEIGAGARVGGQAGVTASVAAGETVSGYPARPHREAMRAQAAFFKLPELMKRLREVERAVLGK from the coding sequence ATGACGATCGACGAGATCGCGCGCATCGCGGATGGGGTGGTGGAGGGCGACGGGAGCCGCACGGTGAGCGGGGTGGCGCCGCTGGAGGAGGCGGGGGCGGACCAGATCTCGTTCGTTGCCGAGGCCCGCTACTTTCCCTACATTCAGGCGTCGCAGGCCGCCGCGGTGCTCGTCGCGCGCGACGCAGACGTCCCCCTTCCGGCGCACATGGCCGCGGTGCGGGTGGACGACCCGCGCCGCGCACTTGCGCGCGTCCTTCCCGCGCTGTACCCGGAGCGGGTACCGGCGCCCGGCGTGCATCCCACCGCGGTGATCGGCGAGGGCGCCGAGGTCGCCGCCTCCGCCACCGTCGGCCCCTACGCGGTGATCGGCGAGGGGTCGCGGGTGGGCGAGCGGGCACGGGTGGGGGCGCACACGGTGCTGGGGCGCGGGTGCACGGTGGCGGAGGACGCGGTGCTGCACGCGCACGTCACCCTGTACGACGGTGCGCAGGTGGGCGCCCGCTCCGTGATCCACAGCGGCGCGCGGCTGGGGGCGGACGGCTTCGGCTTCGTGTGGGAAGGCGGCGGGCACCGCAAGGTGCCGCAGGTGGGCGGGTGCCGCATCGAGGCCGACGTGGAGATCGGGTGCAACACCACCATCGACCGCGGCTCCATCGGCGACACCGTGGTGGGGCAGGGGAGCAAGATCGACAACCTGGTGATGATCGGGCACAACTGCCGGATCGGCCGCCACGTCATCATCATCTCCCAGGTGGGGATCAGCGGGAGCACCCGCGTGGGCGACGGCGCCGTCCTTGCCGGGCAGGCGGGAGTGGGCGGCCACCTGGAGATCGGCGCCGGGGCACGCGTCGGAGGGCAGGCGGGGGTCACCGCGAGCGTGGCGGCGGGGGAGACCGTCAGCGGCTACCCGGCCCGGCCGCACCGGGAGGCGATGAGGGCGCAGGCCGCCTTCTTCAAGCTTCCCGAGCTGATGAAGCGGCTGCGCGAGGTGGAGCGCGCCGTGCTGGGGAAGTGA
- a CDS encoding protein arginine kinase, whose amino-acid sequence MPQLPHESDAGLGWIEADGPHADIVLSTRVRLARNLQGFRFGTRADAGDRREVLRLARGAAEGSAALGTGRAYLIPDLPSTERLLLLERHLVSRELVSGHGGEPPSDAALLTGSTEPISVMVNEEDHLRLQTLLGGFRLHDAWRSIDRLDDELGGKLPYAYHPEFGYLTSCPTNVGTGLRASVLMHLPGLVLTQEIGKVLQGISQVGLTFRGLYGEGSEVVGNFFQISNQTTLGKTEEDLIDHLQRIVQQVVQYESSARDVLTRDAPLVIEDKVWRAYGLLRHARSASFEELMNLLSGVRLGVGLKLIPRVSVHTLNRIMIFAQAAHLDRVADQALPKGDPDVRRAAYVRGVLAAEESGSSHA is encoded by the coding sequence ATGCCGCAGCTCCCACACGAATCCGACGCTGGCCTCGGGTGGATCGAGGCGGACGGTCCGCACGCGGACATCGTCCTCTCGACCCGCGTGCGGCTGGCGCGCAACCTACAGGGGTTCCGCTTCGGGACGAGGGCGGACGCGGGGGACCGGCGCGAGGTGCTGCGCCTGGCCCGCGGCGCCGCCGAGGGGTCCGCCGCGCTGGGCACCGGCCGCGCGTACCTGATCCCCGATCTCCCCTCCACCGAGCGCCTCCTGCTGCTGGAGCGGCACCTGGTGTCGCGCGAGCTGGTGTCCGGGCACGGCGGGGAGCCGCCCTCGGACGCGGCGCTGCTCACCGGGAGCACCGAGCCGATCAGCGTCATGGTCAACGAGGAGGACCACCTCCGCCTCCAGACGCTGCTGGGCGGCTTCCGGCTGCACGACGCCTGGCGCTCCATCGACCGGCTGGACGACGAGCTCGGCGGAAAGCTGCCGTACGCGTACCATCCCGAGTTCGGCTACCTGACGTCGTGCCCCACCAACGTGGGGACGGGGCTGCGGGCGTCCGTCCTCATGCACCTGCCGGGGCTCGTGCTGACGCAGGAGATCGGCAAGGTGCTGCAGGGGATCAGCCAGGTGGGGCTCACCTTTCGCGGCCTGTACGGCGAGGGAAGCGAGGTGGTGGGGAACTTCTTTCAGATCTCCAACCAGACCACGCTGGGCAAGACGGAAGAAGATCTGATCGACCACCTGCAAAGAATCGTGCAGCAGGTGGTGCAGTACGAGAGCTCCGCGCGCGACGTGCTCACCCGCGACGCGCCCCTGGTGATCGAGGACAAGGTGTGGCGTGCGTACGGCCTGCTGAGGCACGCGAGGTCCGCCTCGTTCGAGGAGCTGATGAACCTGCTGAGCGGCGTCAGGCTGGGGGTTGGGCTGAAACTAATCCCCCGCGTGAGTGTACACACGCTCAACCGGATCATGATCTTCGCGCAGGCCGCGCACCTCGACCGGGTGGCGGACCAGGCGCTCCCGAAAGGGGACCCGGACGTACGACGCGCAGCCTACGTGAGAGGTGTTCTCGCCGCGGAGGAGTCTGGCTCGTCACATGCGTAA
- a CDS encoding ATP-dependent Clp protease ATP-binding subunit — translation MNYNFTDRVRKVLAMAREEAIRLQHDYVGTEHILLGLIREGEGVAAAVLNNLAVDLEQVQEKVEESVRRGKATIALGELPYTSRAKKVLEFAMAEARELNHSYVGTEHLLLGLLREEKGIAAEVLGQLGVGLEDARRETLKLLGSEPNTQTTASSSLGSGSGATPAGGKGEKKSKTPALDHFCRDLTELARQGELDPTIGRAEEIERVMEILSRRKKNNPVLIGEPGVGKTAIVEGLAQLIADGKCPDSLRDFRVLSLDMAAVIAGTKYRGQFEERLKAVMNEISQNKQIILFIDELHTLVGAGAAEGAIDASNMLKPALARGELQCVGASTLNEYRKYIEKDGALERRFQTVSVDPPSIEEAIQIVTGLRGHYEDHHRIQISDEVIEAAVKLSERYITDRFLPDKAIDVIDEAGARARLATQVPPPEVSDLKRDLELLGDKKDEAIRDQDFERAAELRDNERELQRKIQEREKLWEEERRTNRPALTEENVAFIVSRWTGIPVTRLKQAETARLVGMEDELHQKVVGQDRAITAISRAIRRSRAGLKDPKRPIGSFIFAGPTGVGKTELARALAEFLFADRNALIRVDMSEYMEKFSVSRLIGAPPGYVGYEDSGTLTKAVRRKPYSVVLLDEIEKAHPDVFNILLQVLDEGHLTDNYGRVIDFKNTVIIMTSNLGARDLGKGKGLGFSTGTQQSNFDRMEEKIRDEIERTFNPEFINRLDDSIVFHPLTREQIASIIGNLLRDVEDRLKEEELTLKLTDDAVDFMIEHGYDEKFGARPIKRAIQRYLEDPLSEKILMAEYSPGDEIEVTVAEDRQSLAFRALSPQNTTT, via the coding sequence ATGAATTACAACTTCACCGACCGCGTCCGGAAGGTGCTCGCGATGGCCCGTGAGGAGGCCATCCGGCTCCAGCACGACTACGTGGGAACGGAACACATCCTCCTCGGCCTGATCCGCGAGGGCGAGGGCGTGGCCGCCGCCGTGCTCAACAACCTGGCCGTGGACCTGGAGCAGGTCCAGGAGAAGGTGGAAGAGTCCGTGCGCCGCGGGAAAGCCACCATCGCGCTCGGCGAGCTTCCGTATACCTCGCGCGCCAAGAAGGTTCTGGAGTTCGCCATGGCCGAGGCGCGCGAGCTGAACCACTCGTACGTCGGCACCGAGCACCTGCTGCTGGGCCTCCTCCGCGAGGAGAAGGGGATCGCGGCCGAGGTGCTGGGGCAGCTGGGCGTTGGGCTGGAGGACGCCCGCCGCGAGACGCTGAAGCTGCTGGGCTCGGAGCCCAACACGCAGACCACCGCCTCGTCGTCGCTGGGGAGCGGCTCCGGCGCCACGCCGGCCGGCGGCAAGGGCGAGAAGAAGAGCAAGACGCCCGCGCTGGACCACTTCTGCCGCGACCTCACGGAGCTGGCGCGCCAGGGCGAGCTGGACCCCACCATCGGCCGCGCGGAAGAGATCGAGCGGGTGATGGAGATCCTGAGCCGCCGCAAGAAGAACAACCCCGTGCTCATCGGCGAGCCCGGCGTCGGCAAGACGGCGATCGTGGAGGGGCTGGCCCAGCTCATCGCGGACGGCAAGTGCCCGGACAGCCTGCGCGACTTCCGCGTGCTGTCGCTGGACATGGCGGCCGTCATCGCGGGCACCAAGTACCGCGGCCAGTTCGAGGAGCGGCTCAAGGCGGTGATGAACGAGATCTCGCAGAACAAGCAGATCATCCTCTTCATCGACGAGCTGCACACCCTGGTGGGCGCGGGCGCGGCGGAAGGCGCCATCGACGCCAGCAACATGCTGAAGCCGGCGCTGGCCCGCGGCGAGCTCCAGTGCGTGGGCGCCAGCACGCTGAACGAGTACCGCAAGTACATCGAAAAGGATGGCGCCCTCGAGCGCCGCTTCCAGACGGTGTCGGTGGACCCGCCCTCCATCGAGGAGGCGATCCAGATCGTCACGGGGCTGCGCGGCCACTACGAGGACCACCACCGCATCCAGATCTCGGACGAGGTGATCGAGGCCGCGGTGAAGCTGTCGGAGCGCTACATCACCGACCGCTTCCTGCCGGACAAGGCGATCGACGTCATCGACGAGGCCGGCGCGCGCGCCCGCCTGGCCACCCAGGTGCCGCCGCCCGAGGTGAGCGACCTCAAGCGCGACCTGGAGCTGCTGGGCGACAAAAAGGACGAGGCGATCCGCGACCAGGACTTCGAGCGCGCCGCCGAGCTCCGCGACAACGAGCGCGAGCTGCAGCGCAAGATCCAGGAGCGCGAGAAGCTGTGGGAGGAGGAGCGCCGCACCAACCGTCCGGCGCTCACCGAGGAGAACGTGGCGTTCATCGTCAGCCGCTGGACCGGCATTCCCGTCACGCGCCTGAAGCAGGCGGAGACGGCGCGCCTGGTGGGGATGGAGGACGAGCTGCACCAGAAGGTGGTGGGGCAGGACCGTGCGATCACGGCCATCAGCCGCGCCATCCGCCGCAGCCGCGCGGGGCTCAAGGACCCCAAGCGCCCCATCGGCTCCTTCATCTTCGCGGGCCCCACGGGCGTGGGCAAGACGGAGCTGGCGCGCGCCCTGGCGGAGTTCCTCTTCGCGGATCGCAACGCGCTGATCCGCGTGGACATGAGCGAGTACATGGAGAAGTTCTCCGTGTCGCGGCTCATCGGCGCCCCTCCGGGGTACGTGGGCTACGAGGACAGCGGCACGCTCACCAAGGCCGTGCGCCGCAAGCCGTACTCGGTGGTGCTGCTGGACGAGATCGAAAAGGCGCACCCGGACGTCTTCAACATCCTGCTGCAGGTGCTGGACGAAGGGCACCTGACGGACAACTACGGGCGGGTGATCGACTTCAAGAACACGGTCATCATCATGACCTCCAACCTGGGCGCGCGCGACCTGGGGAAGGGAAAGGGGCTCGGCTTCTCCACGGGGACGCAGCAGAGCAACTTCGACCGGATGGAGGAGAAGATCCGCGACGAGATCGAGCGGACCTTCAACCCCGAGTTCATCAACCGTCTCGATGACTCGATCGTGTTCCACCCGCTGACCCGCGAGCAGATCGCCAGCATCATCGGCAACCTGCTGCGCGACGTGGAGGACCGGCTCAAGGAGGAGGAGCTTACGCTTAAGCTCACCGACGACGCCGTGGACTTCATGATCGAGCACGGCTACGACGAGAAGTTCGGCGCGCGTCCCATCAAGCGCGCCATCCAGCGCTACCTGGAGGACCCGCTCTCGGAGAAGATCCTGATGGCGGAGTACTCCCCCGGCGACGAGATCGAGGTGACGGTGGCGGAGGATCGCCAGTCGCTCGCGTTCCGGGCACTTTCCCCCCAGAACACCACGACGTAG
- a CDS encoding UvrB/UvrC motif-containing protein yields MSMLCDRCAKNEAAIHLTQIEGTQSTTRNLCEGCAEALGLNPGTSAQQGSAPLADFLAQMGKGFASSEAVTTVGTCPGCGLTITDFKKTGRLGCARCWTALDNSLRGLLRKLHGGTQHAGKVYLAANPAASDRTARLTSLRRSLAKAIESEDFERAAALRDQIRRLEAAG; encoded by the coding sequence ATGAGCATGCTGTGCGACCGGTGCGCAAAGAACGAGGCTGCGATCCACCTCACGCAGATCGAGGGGACGCAGAGCACTACCCGAAACCTGTGCGAGGGGTGCGCCGAGGCGCTGGGGCTCAACCCCGGCACCTCCGCGCAGCAGGGAAGCGCCCCGCTGGCCGACTTCCTGGCGCAGATGGGGAAGGGCTTCGCGTCTTCCGAAGCCGTGACGACGGTGGGGACGTGCCCGGGGTGCGGCCTGACCATCACCGACTTCAAGAAGACGGGGCGGCTGGGGTGCGCGCGCTGCTGGACGGCGCTGGACAACTCGCTGCGCGGGCTGCTTCGCAAGCTGCACGGCGGCACGCAGCACGCGGGCAAGGTGTACCTGGCCGCCAACCCCGCCGCCAGCGACCGAACCGCGCGGCTGACCTCCCTGCGCCGCTCCCTTGCCAAGGCCATCGAGTCCGAGGACTTCGAGCGCGCCGCCGCGCTTCGGGACCAGATCCGGCGGCTGGAGGCGGCGGGGTAG